Proteins encoded together in one Triticum dicoccoides isolate Atlit2015 ecotype Zavitan chromosome 7B, WEW_v2.0, whole genome shotgun sequence window:
- the LOC119338508 gene encoding protein NRT1/ PTR FAMILY 5.10-like, with translation REHAARSSFFNWWYFCLAVGTTMALGGVGYIQESFGWAIGYGMLCTTVLCAAIVFLIGTSTYRLYTPTSGANNPVMLLARSIVSWLVKETRQEEEAAAIAKEVEEAHSMLHLLSIWAACLSYGMVFAQIMTLFNKQGRTLDRHIIGCLELPSAALLLFGPATILVFVPFYDRVLVPLLRSMTANPSGLTLLQRLGSGIAMSLAAVSTAALVESRRLKVAREHGLVDVAGATVPMSWMWLLPQHVMMATASVFAEVGMQEFFYDQMPHEQRSLGLALYYSVLGIGNFISVFLISLIDRITRSAGGDSWFADNLNRAHLDYFYCLLAGLNAVGFALFLWRASSYAYNNNNKMLC, from the coding sequence CGGGAGCATGCTGCACGCAGCTCCTTCTTCAATTGGTGGTACTTTTGCTTAGCCGTTGGTACCACCATGGCTCTCGGTGGAGTTGGATATATCCAGGAGTCCTTTGGTTGGGCAATTGGATACGGTATGTTATGCACCACGGTGCTCTGCGCCGCCATTGTGTTCCTCATTGGAACCTCTACCTACCGCCTATACACGCCCACCTCTGGCGCCAACAACCCCGTCATGCTCCTTGCTCGGAGCATTGTGTCATGGCTTGTCAAGGAAACCCGACAGGAGGAAGAAGCGGCTGCTATAGCCAAGGAGGTAGAGGAGGCGCACAGCATGCTGCACCTGTTGTCTATCTGGGCGGCGTGCCTATCCTATGGTATGGTGTTTGCGCAAATCATGACGCTGTTCAACAAGCAAGGTCGCACCCTAGACCGTCACATCATTGGCTGCCTAGAGTTGCCGTCTGCCGCCCTGCTGCTGTTTGGCCCGGCAACAATCCTTGTGTTTGTTCCTTTCTATGACAGGGTGTTGGTGCCATTGCTTCGCTCCATGACGGCCAATCCATCGGGGTTGACGTTGCTGCAACGCTTGGGATCAGGCATAGCTATGTCGCTTGCGGCGGTGTCAACAGCGGCACTTGTGGAGTCTCGGCGGTTAAAGGTGGCCCGCGAGCATGGTCTAGTGGATGTTGCCGGTGCCACTGTGCCAATGAGCTGGATGTGGCTGCTGCCGCAGCATGTGATGATGGCGACGGCAAGCGTGTTCGCCGAAGTCGGGATGCAGGAGTTCTTCTACGACCAGATGCCACACGAGCAGCGCAGCTTGGGCCTGGCGCTCTACTACAGCGTCTTGGGCATCGGCAACTTCATCAGCGTCTTCCTCATCTCCCTCATTGACCGCATCACCAGGAGCGCCGGCGGGGATAGCTGGTTCGCGGACAACCTTAATCGTGCTCACCTTGACTACTTCTACTGCTTGCTCGCTGGCCTTAACGCTGTCGGCTTTGCCCTCTTCCTCTGGCGCGCAAGCTCCTAtgcctacaacaacaacaacaagatgcTTTGCTGA